TGagctaaataaataaactaaaatataaGTAATTCTTTCTTTAACGAAGTCTAACCAAAATTCTAAAATATCCAAAAGAAAAAGTCGAAAGAATTAAAGATGATAGTAATACATATATTGGCCCCCATTTTATCCCACTTTCTTCTCTGGGGAAAtattcttttctcctttttagttGTGCTCAGTCGTCTTTGCCTAATCATGCCTCTttgtaaatataaatatatataacttAATTCACCTTATAATTCATCCTTCAAGTCGCTACTGCTACTCTTGCTTTCCTTGACGTCAGAACTCTCCTTGGTAACATCAGTACCCTCAGGTTTAGAAGTCGAGGCCGAGGCTGGTTTCTGGAGCTTGAATGGGATTGATGCATGTTTCTTGAGGAACTTGTAGAAAGCTACCACTGTACGATCTGTATCAACGGTAATCTGCAGACACAATGAACCGATAGCATGTTTAGACAAGGACATACATATCTTCCATGTAAAAGAAATGATCACGAGTCGGATCTAAAGTAAATGAAATATCAACGTACAGGGTCAAAACTCTTGTTTCCTGCTGGGAAGAAGAGTAGTGTGGGGAATCCATCAGACTGCAAAGTGAATATGAATCGATTAATTCTTGAATCCTATCATGACTGCATACAGATGTATTCATGAAAGGCAAAACAAAGTGTTTTTCTGCATCcttgaaaattcaaaatttagaatgaGTCTAGTTTAAATTTATATTGTTTACCTTTGCCCTAGGATGCTCATTTGTTGTTCCATCCATCTTGGCTATGACAAGTGAGTCAATACTGCGAAGATGTTTTGCAAGTTTGTTGTATATTGGTTCCAGTGCTTGGCAGTGACCACACCAGGGAGCATAAATCTGAGATTATGACAAACATTAAACTAACATGTCCAAGGTACAGATACAAATGTAACACCAATCTAGTGGGTTCAATTATACCTCTAGGAGAACATCCTTTGATTCATCCAAGACAATTTTGTCAAAGTTATTCCCAACAACTATTTTCACATCACCATCATTCTGTCACCAAGATAACAAAAGGTTACACATCATCGACTGATTCAATAGAATATGATTCATGGCTGGAAAAGAAAACAACTCACACTTTCTGGAACTGGATCCGACTTGTAGAAAGGTTTTAGCTTGTCTTGAAGGAAATCTTCCCCAAACGCCTGATATAGAATAAAGATTTGGAATCTTTAGCCAAAATACAGTTTTCAATTTAAACCTTGTTAACTAACAGAATTCAAAACTAACATCCAAGATCATCCCACAACTTGGTAGCAACTTCTAACAGAACCCCTTGCAAGAAGGCAAACAGAATACCTTTATTTTGTCAATAGTCATCTCCCCATCAAGCACAAATTTTCTTCCATCATCATTACCAGTGTATGCAAGTACCTGCATTGAAATTCCAATGGTTACTTAAATTCATTTCATGTAATATGTGAAATATCATAACTTTCAAACCTCAACCTCTTAAATAAATTTGAAAGGGAAGAAGGACTAATTACATTTGGACCATCCCCAGATATACCAAAGTAATCTGAAACCGGCTTTCCAACATCTTCATTATCCACTTGCACATACACAAAGATCAGCTGCAACAGATAAAACATACAATTATTCATTAACTCAATGTGACTCAACTAAATTTCATCAACTCCATCCTCCCAGTCTACTTTCATGACCCATACAGCAGTACCCTGCACCTGAATTCTGAGGTATAGCATGTATTGTATTTAAATAGTAGTGTTCTGAAATACAAGTCATATACACATTCGTCGACGCTCTAAAGAGAAAAAAAGTTATAACATATAGAAAGCCAATAACAGCCTGCAATGAAACATACCTTCCCCTTGAAAAATTTTGCTGCATCTTGAAATACCGGGAGGAACTTTTCCGAATCGTTTGAGGTTGCAAACAACAATATCTAAATGTTCAGTTTAAAAAACATAACACCATTAGAAGGATAATGTGGTGTCATTTCTAAAGAATATCTCAAGATTACAATATAATTAGATAGATAGATGCATATGGATAATTACCTGTTTCTTGATTGGATTTTCAAAAACTGATGGTGCGCTTTCTCTTGTAAAAGTTGTTACCAAGGGAAGCTTATTGGCGAACACAAAGTCTGCTAGTTCAGACTTCACAAATTGACCATCTGCAGAGATGGGGGGAAAAATACATCTTTACTGTAAACATCATGTTAACTAGCAGAAGAGGGAAGAATAAGATAGAAAACAAACCAAAATGGTtcagtttttcctcttctctcttgATCAGGATCAAAGTTGGGCGCTTAATGCTCGGGTCAATATGGAAAAGCTTCGCCACATCAGGATTCACAGTTTGATAAAAGGTGACTTCATCCTCAAGTCTTGATGCAGCAGCTAGCTCGTCACTCTCCGGACCCTGATTTTATGACAGGGTTAATGAAGCATAACAACCAACATTTTAAATATACAATTATATAGGTTTGCTTAACCCTATCATATAATCCAGATAAATGACAATAACATATCGTGCAGCTTCATCAAGGAGAAATTTGTTGACTGGTCAATTGGGAAACATAGACTTGCTACGACAAGATCAAGTTATCATGATGAATATCATTAGTAACCATCAATTTCAAAATCCATGTTAAAaggtacaaaaaaaaaagagacaaattCCACTTCACTTTGATACCGGTCCTACCAGATCTAACCAAACAGGCGATTGTAGCTTGACGAAGACATATAAATACTTACGACTAAAGAGTTAAGGAATCCCAAAACAACTTTGCTTTCGGAGGTCAAAATGCGTTCAGCATCCTCCACTGTGGTAATGTTGTAGATACCAGGTCCTATCTTCTTCTTAATCCAGCTCACTATAGCATCTCTGCATCCCAAATTCAAAAACAAAGTAAAATTCAGATCCAACAAAAGCAAGAACTTGTATACAAAACACAACGTGACATCAAATTTCAGCTTGGATGCAATTACACCGCTGAATTCTAAATCTGTCAAACACATAGTTAGAATCAAATTCCACAGAGATAGAGAATTGAGAACGAGATAGTTACTTGTTCCTGAGGCCATTGTAAGTCTTGTGAACTCCATCAATGAAGAAGTACACGGTGGGAAAACCCTGTATATCGTACTCCTGCGCTAATTCGTTCTCCTCCGTTGCATCCACCTTCGCCAAAATGACGTTCTCGCCCTTCAGCTCAGTGGCGGCGGCGGCGTACTCGGGAGCCAAGGCTTGGCAGTGACCGCACCAAGGCGCGTAGAACTCAACCATAACGTAGCGGTTGTTCTTGACAACGTCGGTGAAGTTCTTATCCTTCAAAATGACGACATCCTTTTCGTCCACTTCGGCTTCTTTGTAGGCGTCAGGATTGAACTCTGTCTCGTCGAAGCCAGTGAAGTCGTCGAGATCAGCGTCGTCGATTTGGTCGGGATCCGGGTAGTGACCTTCGTACTGGTGATGATGAGAGGAGGAGGTGTCATCGGCCTCTTCGAGGAAACTGAGATCTTCATCGTCATcagcggcggcggcggcggcggtggTGGCGGAGTCCTTGCAATAAGTAATTGAGAAGGTGGAGAAGAGGAGGAGAGTGGTGAAGGAGAGGAGAACGAAGATCCGCATTGTGAAGCAAGTGACAAATCCAGAAACCGAAGATCGAACGGAAGTGAAAGAGATCTGAGTAAACAGTGAAGTTATGTGAAGCCAAGTAGCTAACACTGACTTTGTTGACTTTCCGGTTTCCAGGGTAAAACAGAATgaaccttcttctctctctctacgGCGTCGTTTTGGGTCAAAAACTGTCTTAACAAAACTCACTTGCTAATTACAATTAACAAGAAAATCTACCATTAACCCATGTNNNNNNNNNNNNNNNNNNNNNNNNNNNNNNNNNNNNNNNNNNNNNNNNNNNNNNNNNNNNNNNNNNNNNNNNNNNNNNNNNNNNNNNNNNNNNNNNNNNNNNNNNNNNNNNNNNNNNNNNNNNNNNNNNNNNNNNNNNNNNNNNNNNNNNNNNNNNNNNNNNNNNNNNNNNNNNNNNNNNNNNNNNNNNNNNNNNNNNNNNNNNNNNNNNNNNNNNNNNNNNNNNNNNNNNNNNNNNNNNNNNNNNNNNNNNNNNNNNNNNNNNNNNNNNNNNNNNNNNNNNNNNNNNNNNNNNNNNNNNNNNNNNNNNNNNNNNNNNNNNNNNNNNNNNNNNNNNNNNNNNNNNNNNNNNNNNNNNNNNNNNNNNNNNNNNNNNNNNNNNNNNNNNNNNNNNNNNNNNNNNNNNNNNNNNNNNNNNNNNNNNNNNNNNNNNNNNNNNNNNNNNNNNNNNNNNNNNNNNNNNNNNNNNNNNNNNNNNNNNNNNNNNNNNNNNNNNNNNNNNNNNNNNNNNNNNNNNNNNNNNNNNNNNNNNNNNNNNNNNNNNNNNNNNNNNNNNNNNNNNNNNNNNNNNNNNNNNNNNNNNNNNNNNNNNNNNNNNNNNNNNNNNNNNNNNNNNNNNNNNNNNNNNNNNNNNNNNNNNNNNNNNNNNNNNNNNNNNNNNNNNNNNNNNNNNNNNNNNNNNNNNNNNNNNNNNNNNNNNNNNNNNNNNNNNNNNNNNNNNNNNNNNNNNNNNNNNNNNNNNNNNNNNNNNNNNNNNNNNNNNNNNNNNNNNNNNNNNNNNNNNNNNNNNNNNNNNNNNNNNNNNNNNNNNNNNNNNNNNNNNNNNNNNNNNNNNNNNNNNNNNNNNNNNNNNNNNNNNNNNNNNNNNNNNNNNNNNNNNNNNNNNNNNNNNNNNNNNNNNNNNNNNNNNNNNNNNNNNNNNNNNNNNNNNNNNNNNNNNNNNNNNNNNNNNNNNNNNNNNNNNNNNNNNNNNNNNNNNNNNNNNNNNNNNNNNNNNNNNNNNNNNNNNNNNNNNNNNNNNNNNNNNNNNNNNNNNNNNNNNNNNNNNNNNNNNNNNNNNNNNNNNNNNNNNNNNNNNNNNNNNNNNNNNNNNNNNNNNNNNNNNNNNNNNNNNNNNNNNNNNNNNNNNNNNNNNNNNNNNNNNNNNNNNNNNNNNNNNNNNNNNNNNNNNNNNNNNNNNNNNNNNNNNNNNNNNNNNNNNNNNNNNNNNNNNNNNNNNNNNNNNNNNNNNNNNNNNNNNNNNNNNNNNNNNNNNNNNNNNNNNNNNNNNNNNNNNNNNNNNNNNNNNNNNNNNNNNNNNNNNNNNNNNNNNNNNNNNNNNNNNNNNNNNNNNNNNNNNNNNNNNNNNNNNNNNNNNNNNNNNNNNNNNNNNNNNNNNNNNNNNNNNNNNNNNNNNNNNNNNNNNNNNNNNNNNNNNNNNNNNNNNNNNNNNNNNNNNNNNNNNNNNNNNNNNNNNNNNNNNNNNNNNNNNNNNNNNNNNNNNNNNNNNNNNNNNNNNNNNNNNNNNNNNNNNNNNNNNNNNNNNNNNNNNNNNNNNNNNNNNNNNNNNNNNNNNNNNNNNNNNNNNNNNNNNNNNNNNNNNNNNNNNNNNNNNNNNNNNNNNNNNNNNNNNNNNNNNNNNNNNNNNNNNNNNNNNNNNNNNNNNNNNNNNNNNNNNNNNNNNNNNNNNNNNNNNNNNNNNNNNNNNNNNNNNNNNNNNNNNNNNNNNNNNNNNNNNNNNNNNNNNNNNNNNNNNNNNNNNNNNNNNNNNNNNNNNNNNNNNNNNNNNNNNNNNNNNNNNNNNNNNNNNNNNNNNNNNNNNNNNNNNNNNNNNNNNNNNNNNNNNNNNNNNNNNNNNNNNNNNNNNNNNNNNNNNNNNNNNNNNNNNNNNNNNNNNNNNNNNNNNNNNNNNNNNNNNNNNNNNNNNNNNNNNNNNNNNNNNNNNNNNNNNNNNNNNNNNNNNNNNNNNNNNNNNNNNNNNNNNNNNNNNNNNNNNNNNNNNNNNNNNNNNNNNNNNNNNNNNNNNNNNNNNNNNNNNNNNNNNNNNNNNNNNNNNNNNNNNNNNNNNNNNNNNNNNNNNNNNNNNNNNNNNNNNNNNNNNNNNNNNNNNNNNNNNNNNNNNNNNNNNNNNNNNNNNNNNNNNNNNNNNNNNNNNNNNNNNNNNNNNNNNNNNNNNNNNNNNNNNNNNNNNNNNNNNNNNNNNNNNNNNNNNNNNNNNNNNNNNNNNNNNNNNNNNNNNNNNNNNNNNNNNNNNNNNNNNNNNNNNNNNNNNNNNNNNNNNNNNNNNNNNNNNNNNNNNNNNNNNNNNNNNNNNNNNNNNNNNNNNNNNNNNNNNNNNNNNNNNNNNNNNNNNNNNNNNNNNNNNNNNNNNNNNNNNNNNNNNNNNNNNNNNNNNNNNNNNNNNNNNNNNNNNNNNNNNNNNNNNNNNNNNNNNNNNNNNNNNNNNNNNNNNNNNNNNNNNNNNNNNNNNNNNNNNNNNNNNNNNNNNNNNNNNNNNNNNNNNNNNNNNNNNNNNNNNNNNNNNNNNNNNNNNNNNNNNNNNNNNNNNNNNNNNNNNNNNNNNNNNNNNNNNNNNNNNNNNNNNNNNNNNNNNNNNNNNNNNNNNNNNNNNNNNNNNNNNNNNNNNNNNNNNNNNNNNNNNNNNNNNNNNNNNNNNNNNNNNNNNNNNNNNNNNNNNNNNNNNNNNNNNNNNNNNNNNNNNNNNNNNNNNNNNNNNNNNNNNNNNNNNNNNNNNNNNNNNNNNNNNNNNNNNNNNNNNNNNNNNNNNNNNNNNNNNNNNNNNNNNNNNNNNNNNNNNNNNNNNNNNNNNNNNNNNNNNNNNNNNNNNNNNNNNNNNNNNNNNNNNNNNNNNNNNNNNNNNNNNNNNNNNNNNNNNNNNNNNNNNNNNNNNNNNNNNNNNNNNNNNNNNNNNNNNNNNNNNNNNNNNNNNNNNNNNNNNNNNNNNNNNNNNNNNNNNNNNNNNNNNNNNNNNNNNNNNNNNNNNNNNNNNNNNNNNNNNNNNNNNNNNNNNNNNNNNNNNNNNNNNNNNNNNNNNNNNNNNNNNNNNNNNNNNNNNNNNNNNNNNNNNNNNNNNNNNNNNNNNNNNNNNNNNNNNNNNNNNNNNNNNNNNNNNNNNNNNNNNNNNNNNNNNNNNNNNNNNNNNNNNNNNNNNNNNNNNNNNNNNNNNNNNNNNNNNNNNNNNNNNNNNNNNNNNNNNNN
The DNA window shown above is from Arachis ipaensis cultivar K30076 chromosome B08, Araip1.1, whole genome shotgun sequence and carries:
- the LOC107612560 gene encoding protein disulfide isomerase-like 1-4 — translated: MRIFVLLSFTTLLLFSTFSITYCKDSATTAAAAAADDDEDLSFLEEADDTSSSHHHQYEGHYPDPDQIDDADLDDFTGFDETEFNPDAYKEAEVDEKDVVILKDKNFTDVVKNNRYVMVEFYAPWCGHCQALAPEYAAAATELKGENVILAKVDATEENELAQEYDIQGFPTVYFFIDGVHKTYNGLRNKDAIVSWIKKKIGPGIYNITTVEDAERILTSESKVVLGFLNSLVGPESDELAAASRLEDEVTFYQTVNPDVAKLFHIDPSIKRPTLILIKREEEKLNHFDGQFVKSELADFVFANKLPLVTTFTRESAPSVFENPIKKQILLFATSNDSEKFLPVFQDAAKFFKGKLIFVYVQVDNEDVGKPVSDYFGISGDGPNVLAYTGNDDGRKFVLDGEMTIDKIKAFGEDFLQDKLKPFYKSDPVPESNDGDVKIVVGNNFDKIVLDESKDVLLEIYAPWCGHCQALEPIYNKLAKHLRSIDSLVIAKMDGTTNEHPRAKSDGFPTLLFFPAGNKSFDPITVDTDRTVVAFYKFLKKHASIPFKLQKPASASTSKPEGTDVTKESSDVKESKSSSSDLKDEL